In Brassica rapa cultivar Chiifu-401-42 chromosome A06, CAAS_Brap_v3.01, whole genome shotgun sequence, a single window of DNA contains:
- the LOC103872873 gene encoding uncharacterized protein LOC103872873 isoform X2: MIELRVRECYLLLCLIVFIIAAPCHSHESLFGGKTLYAGKELRKESLPLQSGSRVYRLQGLKSSSWYEVKISYPASIPALFSLQLLRNGGTGLKLNQMRRLLNTEKLIFKTESFEKVDDKDGLYVLVTVEPEGIVAIPNFKERSFIIYNIVCEEQLLGIAYSCCSVVVLVVLCLVVSVSLPRFLPSYLLSKDGPCQVNSIKKKHTVNYTDDFSLLHICFVTLIAS; the protein is encoded by the exons ATGATTGAGTTACGCGTCAGAGAATGCTATTTGCTCCTCTGTCTTATCGTCTTCATAATCGCTGCGCCTTGCCACAGCCATGAGAGCTT GTTTGGTGGAAAAACTTTATATGCTGGCAAGGAACTACGGAAGGAGAGTCTGCCGTTGCAGTCCGGATCTCGAGTTTACAGATTACAAGGGCTTAAGTCAAGTTCTTGGTATGAAGTCAAGATCTCGTACCCAGCTTCT ATCCCTGCTCTGTTCTCGCTGCAACTGTTAAGGAACGGTGGAACGGGTTTGAAGCTAAATCAGATGAGGAGATTGTTAAACACTGAGAAGTTGATATTTAAAACCGAAAGTTTTGAAAAAGTTGATGACAAG GACGGGTTGTATGTTTTGGTGACGGTGGAACCAGAAGGAATCGTGGCTATACCAAATTTCAAAGAACGGTCGTTTATCATTTACAACATAG TTTGTGAAGAACAGCTCTTAGGCATCGCATATTCATGCTGCTCAGTGGTGGTTTTAGTAGTATTGTGCCTCGTTGTCTCGGTGAGTCTTCCTCGGTTTCTCCCGTCTTATCTTCTAAGCAAAGATGGCCCCTGCCAAGTTAATAGTATCAAGAAGAAGCATACGGTTAATTACACGGATGATTTTTCTCTCTTACATATATGTTTCGTTACTCTGATAGCTTCTTGA
- the LOC103848301 gene encoding increased DNA methylation 3, which translates to MSPCKRKNEEEAVAADDAVCLISKAPEGISLDIPQRKGKEQECSREETSSGLVYYQDCNSYAEPRETCKRKKDAGGIISKTPERSRETYKKRRVKDSSTNKNGETLMEIDKTDEPTSLSLVLVPPEMKECDAEAAVITTGTASKGTLGSSIDIGVNKAAYFFQVALPGVCKASGEFSCEIESDGKVILEGSSTTGCNTIKRHSRVFKMNIRKLCLPGPFKLSFRLPGPVDPRLFSPNFRSDGIFEAVVIRQENFI; encoded by the exons ATGAGTCCGTGcaaaagaaagaatgaggaggAAGCAGTTGCTGCTGACGATGCTGTTTGTCTGATCAGTAAAGCCCCAGAAGGAATCTCATTGGACATACCACAAAGAAAGGGGAAGGAGCAGGAGTGTTCAAGAGAAGAAACGTCAAGTGGACTTGTGTATTACCAAGACTGTAACTCATATGCAGAGCCTCGAGAAACAtgcaagagaaagaaagatgctGGGGGAATCATCAGTAAGACCCCGGAAAGATCTCGGGAGACTTACAAGAAAAGACGGGTCAAGGACTCATCAACAAACAAGAATGGCGAAACTCTTATGGAAATAGACAAAACAGATGAACCCACCAGTCTGTCACTTGTATTAGTTCCTCCTGAGATGAAGGAATGTGATGCAGAAGCAGCGGTTATAACCACTGGAACAGCAAGTAAAGGGACTTTAGGATCATCCATCGACATTGGTGTCAATAAAGCTGCTTACTTCTTCCAGGTTGCTTTGCCCGGTGTCTGCAAAGCTTCCG GTGAATTCAGCTGTGAGATTGAGTCAGATGGAAAGGTTATACTAGAGGGATCAAGTACTACAGGATGTAATACGATAAAGAGGCATTCTCGGGTTTTCAAGATGAATATCCGGAAGCTTTGTCTGCCTGGACCGTTCAAGCTGTCATTTAGGCTCCCAGGACCAGTTGATCCACGGCTATTCTCTCCTAACTTCCGATCAGATGGTATCTTTGAGGCTGTCGTCATCAGACAGGAAAACTTTATCTAG
- the LOC103872876 gene encoding RNA-binding protein 24 has protein sequence MAYHSIPGSGFHYSNSPFGDTTYTKVFVGGLAWETQSDTLRRHFEPFGDILEAVVITDKNTGRSKGYGFVTFRDPEAARRACVDATPIIDGRRANCNLASLGRPRLPMHYAMIPNLPGRIRPASPYVGSVQGPRGSLFGSHPYQQPSAYSYQQGMMYPYGVTPYGPEYMYSQSQGLYGPYTGQQYLQVYGVPGAVNSPGYQYGQLSQNIPGYTAIQGYSVPGSHIQSPYPSAIAGPSPTQSHVIVQTPQHMQSSGSDQTTG, from the exons ATGGCGTATCATTCGATTCCGGGCTCTGGGTTTCACTACTCGAATTCCCCCTTTGGCGACACAACCTACACCAAGGTCTTTGTTGGTGGCCTTGCCTGGGAGACTCAAAGCGACACTCTTCGTCGCCATTTCGAACCCTTTGGTGACATCCTCGAGGCCGTCGTTATCACCGATAAGAACACTGGTCGATCCAAAGGTTACGGCTTT GTGACGTTTCGAGATCCAGAGGCTGCTAGGAGAGCCTGTGTTGATGCAACACCTATTATAGATGGCAGACGTGCCAACTGTAATCTTGCTTCCCTTGGGAGACCTCGCCTTCCCATGCACTATGCGATGATACCCAATCTTCCTG GACGGATAAGACCTGCATCCCCATATGTTGGAAGTGTGCAGGGTCCTCGCGGTTCACTCTTTGGAAGCCATCCGTATCAGCAACCATCTGCTTATAGCTACCAGCAAGGAATGATGTACCCTTACGG GGTTACACCATATGGACCTGAATACATGTACTCACAGTCTCAG GGCTTATATGGTCCTTACACAGGGCAACAGTACCTTCAGGTTTATGGAGTACCTGGTGCAGTTAACTCACCTGGCTACCAATACGGACAACTGAGTCAGAATATCCCCGGTTACACAGCTATACAGGGGTATTCAGTTCCAGGAAGTCATATTCAATCACCTTACCCTTCAGCTATAGCAGGTCCCTCACCAACGCAGTCCCATGTCATTGTCCAGACTCCTCAGCATATGCAGAGTAGCGGTTCTGATCAAACAACAGGGTGA
- the LOC103872957 gene encoding probable inorganic phosphate transporter 1-8, protein MNSESQIKKRTLPPRVLSSLDAARIQWYHFKAIIIAGMGLFTDAYDLFCIAPIMKMISHIYYHGDSISTPVLSISYAIALLGTATGQLVFGYLGDRVGRRRVYGLCLIIMILSSFGCGFSVCTSRRSCVMVSLGFFRFILGLGIGGDYPLSATIMSEFSNKRTRGAFIAAVFSMQGSGILVSSAVTMAVCVAFKNFGGGSKADGEAPVVADVAWRLILMIGALPAALTLYWRMLMPETARYTALVENNIVQAAKEMQKVMSISNISDETTTEPPSPSPPPTYKLFSIRFLRLHGRDLFAASANWFLVDVVFYTSNFLLSHIFSSYSHKPSSSATTNVYDATFEVAKLGSIVAACSTIPGYWFTVFFIDKVGRVKIQIMGFFFMAVIFLAAGIPYGWYWSKHEQTKKGFMVLYGLVFFFCNFGPNTTTFIIPAELFPARFRSTCHGISGAAGKLGAIVGTVGFLWATKKVEDGDDMNQVYPDVNRMRTAFLILGGVCIAGMFVTYFFTKETMGRSLEENEHEHERDKNVEDEEIGDGQSLAST, encoded by the exons ATGAATTCAGAATCGCAGATCAAGAAAAGGACGTTGCCACCAAGGGTGTTGTCGTCTCTTGATGCAGCTAGAATACAATGGTACCACTTCAAAGCGATCATAATAGCAGGAATGGGACTATTCACCGACGCTTACGACCTCTTCTGTATCGCACCGATCATGAAAATGATAAGCCATATTTATTACCACGGTGACTCCATCAGCACACCAGTTCTCTCCATCTCTTACGCCATCGCTCTTCTCGGGACAGCAACGGGTCAACTCGTGTTCGGTTACCTCGGCGACCGAGTTGGTCGTCGCCGAGTCTACGGGCTTTGTCTGATCATCATGATCCTAAGCTCCTTTGGCTGTGGCTTTTCCGTGTGCACCAGTCGTAGGTCTTGCGTTATGGTCAGCCTCGGTTTCTTTCGGTTTATTCTGGGTTTGGGTATCGGTGGTGATTACCCACTCTCGGCTACCATCATGTCGGAGTTTTCTAATAAGAGGACACGTGGCGCCTTTATAGCTGCCGTGTTCTCCATGCAAGGGTCGGGGATTCTTGTGAGCTCAGCCGTGACGATGGCTGTTTGCGTGGCGTTCAAAAACTTTGGCGGTGGTTCGAAGGCTGATGGGGAGGCTCCGGTTGTAGCTGACGTGGCGTGGAGGCTGATACTTATGATCGGTGCTCTTCCTGCTGCACTGACCTTATACTGGCGAATGTTGATGCCGGAAACCGCAAG ATACACAGCACTTGTGGAAAACAATATCGTCCAAGCAGCAAAAGAAATGCAAAAAGTCATGTCAATATCTAATATCTCCGACGAAACAACGACGGAGCCACCTTCTCCTTCACCACCGCCTACCTACAAACTCTTCTCCATTCGCTTCCTCCGCCTCCACGGCCGTGACCTCTTTGCCGCATCAGCTAACTGGTTCCTAGTAGACGTCGTCTTCTACACAAGCAACTTCCTCCTCTCCCATATTTTCAGTAGCTACTCCCATAAACCTTCTTCCTCCGCCACCACAAACGTCTACGACGCAACCTTCGAAGTGGCGAAACTAGGATCCATCGTCGCCGCTTGCTCCACCATTCCCGGTTACTGGTTCACAGTTTTCTTCATCGACAAGGTAGGTCGTGTCAAGATCCAGATTATGGGGTTTTTCTTCATGGCCGTTATTTTTTTGGCCGCTGGGATTCCGTACGGTTGGTATTGGTCAAAGCATGAGCAGACAAAGAAAGGCTTTATGGTGCTCTACGGTTtggttttcttcttttgtaacTTTGGTCCCAACACTACAACTTTTATCATTCCCGCGGAGCTTTTCCCGGCTAGGTTTAGGTCGACTTGCCACGGGATATCCGGAGCCGCGGGTAAGCTTGGGGCTATTGTGGGCACTGTTGGGTTCTTGTGGGCTACGAAGAAGGTAGAAGATGGCGATGATATGAACCAGGTTTATCCTGATGTGAACCGTATGAGAACTGCTTTCTTGATTCTTGGTGGAGTTTGTATTGCTGGAATGTTTGTGACGTATTTCTTCACGAAGGAAACTATGGGAAGATCGTTAGAAGAGAATGAGCACGAGCACGAACGAGATAAGAATGTTGAGGACGAAGAGATTGGTGACGGGCAATCCTTGGCAAGCACTTGA